A genomic segment from Ramlibacter agri encodes:
- a CDS encoding GspE/PulE family protein, whose amino-acid sequence MTLDQDPGPATPAFDAALVREARRSAGSRPVLEWLAEQVGTSEEELLPAAARHFGLRPLGMTELRLLKPDFGLASFADCKRRGCLVGALADGRLTVVVADPTDARLRRWIEIRTRGRSADFALTTRADLLAFLVTAEKSVRAMDAVRLQQGRAALTEAGNSITIANIDATESPIVRLVDSTLYDALRTGASDIHLETQPDGMVIKYRLDGVLEVVKEIDDLETAHQAISRIKVVSELDIAERRIPQDGRFQVVVDNREIDFRVSIMPNLFGEDAVLRVLDRKHLTGQFKALTLDTLGFDAPVLSFIREAAQMPYGLLLVTGPTGSGKTTTLYAALSEINTGLDKIVTIEDPIEYQLPGVLQIPVNEKKGLTFVRGLRSILRHDPDKIMVGEIRDAETAHIAVQAALTGHQVFTTVHANNVFDVIGRFANMGVDTYSLVAALNGVVAQRLVRMSCTHCAEATDPPAELLRRSGIDAARRDAARFKRGLGCAQCRGTGYRGRRAIAETLPMNDILRDQLVGRAPLSQIRQSARSGGFTSLRDAAVNLACDGSTTLEEINRVTPVE is encoded by the coding sequence ATGACCTTGGACCAGGATCCAGGCCCGGCGACGCCGGCCTTCGACGCCGCCCTGGTGCGCGAAGCGCGGCGATCGGCCGGCTCCCGGCCGGTGCTCGAATGGCTCGCCGAGCAGGTCGGCACGAGCGAGGAAGAACTGCTGCCGGCCGCCGCCCGCCACTTCGGCCTTCGCCCCCTGGGCATGACCGAGTTGCGGCTGCTGAAGCCGGACTTCGGCCTCGCCTCCTTCGCCGACTGCAAGCGCCGCGGCTGCCTGGTCGGCGCGCTGGCCGATGGCCGCCTGACCGTCGTCGTCGCCGATCCGACCGACGCGCGCTTGCGCCGCTGGATCGAAATCCGCACGCGGGGCCGCAGCGCCGACTTCGCCTTGACGACGCGAGCCGACCTGCTCGCCTTCCTCGTCACCGCCGAAAAGAGCGTGCGCGCGATGGACGCGGTGCGCCTGCAGCAAGGACGCGCCGCGCTCACCGAGGCCGGGAATTCGATCACGATCGCCAACATCGACGCGACCGAAAGCCCGATCGTCCGCCTGGTCGACTCCACGCTGTACGACGCCCTGCGGACCGGCGCCAGCGACATCCACCTCGAGACGCAGCCTGACGGCATGGTCATCAAGTACCGCCTCGACGGCGTGCTCGAGGTCGTCAAGGAAATCGACGACCTCGAGACCGCGCACCAGGCGATCTCGCGGATCAAGGTCGTCTCCGAGCTGGACATCGCCGAGCGCCGGATCCCGCAGGACGGCCGCTTCCAGGTCGTCGTCGACAACCGGGAGATCGACTTCCGTGTCTCGATCATGCCCAACCTGTTCGGCGAAGACGCCGTCCTGCGCGTGCTCGATCGCAAGCACCTGACCGGCCAGTTCAAGGCGCTGACCCTGGACACGCTCGGCTTCGACGCGCCGGTACTGAGCTTCATTCGCGAGGCCGCGCAGATGCCTTATGGCCTCCTGCTGGTCACCGGCCCGACCGGCAGCGGGAAGACGACCACGCTCTATGCCGCGCTTTCCGAGATCAACACGGGGCTCGACAAGATCGTGACCATCGAAGACCCGATCGAGTACCAGTTGCCCGGCGTGCTGCAGATCCCGGTCAACGAGAAGAAGGGGCTGACCTTCGTGCGCGGCCTGCGCTCGATCCTGCGCCACGACCCGGACAAGATCATGGTCGGCGAGATCCGCGACGCGGAGACGGCACACATCGCCGTGCAGGCCGCGCTCACCGGCCACCAGGTGTTCACGACGGTTCACGCCAACAACGTGTTCGACGTGATCGGCCGCTTTGCCAACATGGGGGTCGACACGTACAGCCTCGTGGCGGCGCTCAACGGCGTGGTCGCGCAGCGGCTCGTGCGAATGAGTTGCACCCACTGCGCCGAAGCGACGGATCCGCCGGCCGAACTGTTGCGGCGCAGCGGCATCGACGCGGCGAGGCGAGACGCCGCGCGCTTCAAGCGCGGATTGGGCTGCGCGCAATGCCGCGGGACCGGCTACCGCGGCCGCCGCGCGATCGCCGAGACGCTGCCCATGAACGACATCCTGCGCGACCAGCTGGTGGGACGCGCGCCGCTCTCGCAGATCCGCCAGTCGGCGCGCAGCGGCGGTTTCACGAGCCTGCGAGACGCTGCGGTCAACCTGGCCTGCGACGGCAGCACCACCCTGGAGGAGATCAATCGTGTCACTCCCGTGGAATAG
- a CDS encoding type II secretion system F family protein gives MAITFELVVRSAAGAIQTLAFSAADAADARSHAVRDGFQVLACTPRASISRRHARNSAQARRGLDITTFSYELASLLSAGLSVLEALRTLAAKEGVAARRAMVLDLIQDVGEGLPLSGALAKHPGRYPPLMIATVSASEQTGDLGLSLRRYAEHQQSVRTLRDKVVGATIYPALLLGIGLLVVALLLGVVVPKFAVLIESTRKELPWTSQLMMSWGRFAAAHAWELGAGALVLAIAVVSTVRRVLRDGAKARWIDALPFVGSTVRKFRHAQLYRTTGMLVRGGIPAPRALKLSSSLLGDADAARLDTALRMIQEGRGLSSALNDAGFADPVAGSMLAVAERTGALAEILERIAQFNESSLQRSVELTSRLFEPILMIVIGLVIGAIVVLMYLPIFDLASSLQ, from the coding sequence ATGGCCATCACTTTCGAGCTCGTCGTCCGGTCGGCCGCAGGCGCGATCCAGACGCTTGCCTTCTCCGCGGCGGACGCCGCCGACGCGCGCAGCCACGCGGTGCGCGATGGCTTCCAGGTCCTGGCGTGCACGCCCCGCGCGTCGATCTCGAGGCGGCACGCCCGCAATTCGGCGCAAGCCCGCCGCGGCCTCGACATCACCACTTTTTCGTACGAGCTCGCGTCGCTGCTCTCGGCGGGACTGTCCGTGCTCGAAGCACTGCGCACGCTGGCCGCCAAGGAAGGAGTCGCGGCACGCAGGGCGATGGTGCTCGACCTGATCCAGGACGTGGGCGAAGGCCTGCCGCTCTCCGGCGCGCTGGCCAAGCATCCGGGGCGCTATCCCCCGCTGATGATCGCCACCGTCAGCGCGAGCGAGCAGACGGGCGACCTCGGCCTGTCGCTGCGCCGCTATGCCGAACACCAGCAAAGCGTGCGCACCTTGCGCGACAAGGTGGTGGGCGCGACCATCTATCCAGCCCTGCTGCTCGGCATCGGCCTGCTCGTGGTCGCGCTCCTGCTGGGGGTGGTCGTCCCCAAGTTCGCGGTCCTCATCGAGAGCACCCGGAAGGAATTGCCCTGGACCTCGCAGCTGATGATGTCCTGGGGGCGTTTCGCGGCCGCCCATGCCTGGGAACTGGGCGCCGGCGCACTGGTCCTGGCGATCGCTGTCGTGAGCACGGTTCGCCGGGTCCTGCGCGATGGCGCCAAGGCACGGTGGATCGACGCACTGCCCTTCGTCGGCAGCACGGTCCGCAAGTTCCGCCATGCCCAGCTCTATCGGACGACCGGAATGCTGGTGCGCGGCGGCATCCCCGCACCGCGCGCCTTGAAGCTCTCGTCCAGCCTGCTTGGCGACGCTGACGCGGCGCGCCTGGACACAGCGCTGCGGATGATCCAGGAAGGGCGTGGCCTGAGCAGCGCCCTGAACGACGCCGGCTTCGCCGATCCGGTGGCCGGCAGCATGCTCGCCGTCGCCGAGCGGACCGGCGCGCTCGCCGAGATCCTGGAGCGCATCGCGCAGTTCAACGAATCCAGCCTGCAACGATCGGTCGAACTGACGAGCCGGCTGTTCGAACCGATTCTCATGATCGTCATCGGCCTCGTCATCGGCGCGATCGTGGTCCTGATGTACCTGCCGATCTTCGACCTTGCATCGAGCCTGCAATGA
- a CDS encoding winged helix-turn-helix domain-containing protein, producing MRLLLVEADTQLATAAQEYLRRSGLAVDQVCSGRQMIDAVEDHCYEAVVLSTNLPGDDPVALLARLRRQSRRLAVLVTIAMSSWCEPLELLELGADDYLRRPYTLRDLAARITATTRRLPPHEPDDGATSFAGIKLSPLTHAVTVDGKPVALTRREYSILELFIRRKNQVLTRSQIEESVYGWNEEVASNTVEVYIHGLRRKLGTPLIHTIRGVGYQLASEAQPIMMSRRSPAEGSSEPA from the coding sequence GTGAGACTCCTGCTGGTAGAGGCCGATACGCAGCTGGCGACAGCGGCCCAGGAGTACCTTCGCCGCAGCGGTCTCGCGGTCGACCAGGTCTGCTCGGGCCGGCAGATGATCGACGCGGTGGAGGACCACTGCTACGAGGCGGTCGTCCTGAGCACGAACCTGCCAGGGGACGACCCGGTCGCCCTCCTGGCGCGCCTGAGGCGGCAGTCACGCCGTCTTGCCGTTCTCGTCACCATCGCCATGAGCAGCTGGTGTGAACCGCTGGAGCTGCTGGAACTCGGAGCCGACGACTACCTCAGGCGGCCCTACACGCTCAGGGACCTCGCCGCCCGGATCACCGCCACGACGCGCCGGCTGCCCCCCCACGAGCCCGACGACGGCGCCACCAGCTTCGCCGGCATCAAGCTCTCTCCCCTGACTCACGCAGTCACGGTGGACGGCAAGCCGGTGGCCCTCACGCGTCGTGAGTACTCGATCCTGGAGCTCTTCATCCGCCGCAAGAACCAGGTTCTCACACGCTCGCAGATCGAGGAGTCGGTATACGGCTGGAACGAGGAAGTCGCCAGCAACACCGTGGAGGTCTACATCCATGGACTGCGCCGCAAGCTCGGCACCCCGCTCATTCACACGATCCGGGGGGTCGGCTACCAGCTCGCCTCCGAAGCGCAGCCGATCATGATGTCGCGGCGAAGCCCGGCGGAAGGTTCTTCAGAACCCGCCTGA
- a CDS encoding 4'-phosphopantetheinyl transferase family protein gives MESHYGSFLQLLPVSTAVLEDSIAKLGETVAGAEAALVLRATEKRRREFAAGRLLAHRALAALDPGHGSIGADGDGVPAWPPATTGCITHGAGRVAVAVASRGDVRGIGIDMEAVGRFHRGLEPLVLSGRERGQVEAVSHDARQARAAVLFCAKEAWFKCQFPLLRRRLGFADADVAVNWESGRFVIRPPGAVDSRGEVAGCSSVHEGIARAAIVLATGPATEALLQAWRLPGAA, from the coding sequence ATGGAATCGCACTACGGGTCGTTTCTCCAGTTGCTGCCTGTTTCAACTGCCGTTCTCGAAGACTCCATCGCGAAGCTCGGAGAGACCGTTGCTGGAGCCGAGGCGGCGCTCGTGCTGCGCGCCACCGAGAAGCGCAGGCGCGAGTTCGCAGCGGGCCGCCTGCTCGCGCATCGAGCCTTGGCCGCACTGGACCCGGGACACGGGTCCATCGGAGCAGACGGGGATGGGGTGCCAGCGTGGCCGCCGGCCACGACCGGTTGCATCACCCATGGAGCGGGCCGGGTGGCCGTTGCGGTTGCGTCGCGAGGCGATGTGCGAGGCATCGGCATCGACATGGAAGCGGTCGGCCGCTTCCACAGGGGACTGGAGCCGCTGGTGCTTTCCGGTCGCGAGAGGGGGCAGGTCGAGGCCGTGAGCCATGACGCGCGCCAGGCCCGCGCCGCCGTCCTGTTCTGCGCGAAGGAAGCGTGGTTCAAGTGCCAGTTCCCGTTGCTGCGGCGGCGGCTAGGCTTCGCCGATGCGGACGTCGCGGTCAACTGGGAATCCGGGCGCTTCGTGATCCGCCCGCCCGGCGCGGTGGATTCGCGCGGCGAAGTCGCAGGCTGCAGTTCCGTGCACGAAGGCATTGCCCGGGCGGCGATCGTGCTGGCCACCGGCCCCGCTACGGAAGCGCTCCTGCAGGCATGGCGCCTGCCAGGCGCGGCCTGA
- a CDS encoding lytic transglycosylase domain-containing protein: MRDTLARSNAQAITDVRRWLFSCSILALAAPCGAQIYASNPDPQGSLVLSNFASEATPNLVVRPGDASPAQGGKEGAAGRDSSLLRAVRLRAQIDEVVKAVASDVGVPAVLLHAVIQAESSYEQGAVSPKGAIGLMQVMPETARRFGVADLNDIRSNVLAGATYLKWLMDYFDGRLELALAGYNAGEQAVVRAGRQVPAYPETRAYVRRVLKNLPPGFAATS, translated from the coding sequence ATGCGTGACACGCTTGCTCGCTCGAATGCACAGGCGATCACTGACGTGCGGCGCTGGCTTTTTTCCTGTTCCATCCTTGCGCTCGCCGCGCCTTGCGGCGCGCAGATCTATGCAAGCAACCCGGATCCGCAAGGGTCCCTGGTCCTGTCGAATTTCGCATCGGAAGCCACGCCCAATCTCGTCGTCAGGCCAGGCGATGCCTCGCCCGCACAAGGCGGAAAAGAAGGGGCAGCGGGCCGGGATTCCAGCCTGCTGCGGGCCGTTCGCCTGCGGGCCCAGATCGACGAGGTGGTCAAGGCGGTTGCGAGCGACGTCGGCGTCCCGGCCGTATTGCTGCACGCCGTCATCCAGGCCGAGTCGAGCTACGAGCAGGGCGCGGTTTCGCCCAAGGGTGCCATCGGGCTGATGCAGGTGATGCCGGAGACCGCCAGGCGCTTCGGGGTCGCCGACCTGAATGACATCCGGAGCAATGTCCTCGCAGGCGCGACCTACCTCAAATGGCTGATGGACTATTTCGATGGCCGGCTGGAGCTGGCGCTTGCCGGCTACAACGCGGGCGAGCAGGCCGTGGTCAGGGCCGGGCGGCAGGTCCCGGCCTACCCCGAGACCCGGGCCTATGTCAGGCGGGTTCTGAAGAACCTTCCGCCGGGCTTCGCCGCGACATCATGA
- the gspG gene encoding type II secretion system major pseudopilin GspG, which produces MDLRAAPRSRGFTLLELLVVIVIIGLLAGLVAPRYFDQVSKSNTKIAKAQIDSLGKALDQYRLDVGAYPTTEMGLAALNTKPPNLEKWAGPYLKKAVPPDPWGNAYVYKAPGDHGDYDLSSLGSDGQPGGTGEAQDVTSWGP; this is translated from the coding sequence ATGGACTTGCGGGCAGCGCCACGATCCCGTGGCTTCACGCTGCTCGAACTGCTGGTCGTCATCGTCATCATCGGCCTGCTCGCGGGGTTGGTCGCGCCCCGCTACTTCGACCAAGTCAGCAAGTCCAACACCAAGATTGCCAAGGCGCAGATCGACTCGCTGGGCAAGGCCCTCGACCAGTACCGCCTCGACGTCGGGGCCTACCCCACCACCGAGATGGGGCTCGCCGCGTTGAACACCAAGCCTCCGAATCTGGAGAAATGGGCCGGCCCTTACCTGAAGAAGGCGGTTCCCCCCGATCCCTGGGGCAATGCCTATGTCTACAAGGCTCCGGGCGATCACGGCGACTACGACCTGAGCTCGCTCGGCTCCGACGGCCAGCCCGGCGGCACCGGCGAAGCGCAAGACGTCACCTCGTGGGGCCCGTGA